In Acholeplasma equirhinis, the sequence AGATGGTGAAATTCAACATGAAATTACGCATCCTAAAAAGCATTTAGATAAAGTTTATGAAGCAACTCTTGATTTAGATTTTACAGAAGCTGCAAAATTACAGCTTTTAGAAGGTGTCGAATTAAAAGACCCAGATGGTAAAATTTATTTTACCAATGCAAAGAAATTAAACTATAATAGTAATAAGGTGGAAATTACTATAGATGAAGGTAAATTTCACCAGGTTAAAAAGATGTTTGAAAGTGTGGGTTTTAAAGTAACTTACTTAAAACGTATACAAATCGGAGAACTTAAACTCGATTTAGAAAAAGGCACTTATAAAGAAATCGTCCTAAGTGACATCAAAGGGAAGTGAAGATATGCAAATAGAACGTGTCGCATATATTGTAGACTTTAGAGGAAAAGAAGTTCCAAAGAAGTTAGAAAAAATGGATATCCATGTAGCTTATATTTCAAAGAAAGCGAACTATGCAGTTGTTTACTTTGATAAAGTTAAGGGTGAAAAAGTATTGTTATCACAACTGCAAAATATTAAGGGATTTATTGGGGTATATCCTTCACTATTCTTCAATGAAGAAGCAAATATAAAATAATTTCTCATTGTCAAGGAAAAATACTTGACAGTAGTTATTTTTATGGTAAAATTGAACAGGATTTATAAATAAAAGGAGACTTAATATGGTTAAACTACGTTTACAACGCTTTGGTAATCACAAACGCCCATTCTACAGAATCGTGGCAGCTGATGCAAAAGCACCAAGAGACGGTAAATTCTTAGAAATCGTTGGAACATATGAGCCAATCAACGGAACTGTTTTAGTTAACAATGAAAAAGTTGCTAAATGGTTAGAAAATGGTGCTCAACCAACTGACACAGTTAAGAGTTTATTCAAGAAGTACAATGTTTTAAGTAAATAACTTTAAGGGGGTTATAAACATATGGCAGTTGATTTTGAAAAATTAATCAAACAAATAGTAGTGCCATTAGTGGTATCCCCAGATGATGTTCATGTCAAAGTATTGAGCGAAGAAGCTGGTGTTCTACACATTCAACTTTTAGTCAATTCCAATGACTTAGGTAGAGTGATTGGTAAAGGCGGTAAAATCGCAAGTGCTATCCGTACCATAGTTTATGCAGGTGCATCTAAAGAAGGCAAGAGAGTGCACATCGATATCGATGCGTATTGATTCTAATGATGTATTCAATTGGTAAAATTGTGGACACTCACGGTATTAAGGGCGAAGTGAAAATTCTATCGCATTCTGACTTTGATCGAATTAAAGTTGGTGTGACCCTTTATATTGGAGAACTTCCACTAAAAGTGAGGTCTGTTCGCAGACAAAATGAATATTATCTCGTAGGGTTTGAAGGTTACTTAACATTAACCTCTGTCGAACCACTAAGAAAAAAAGAAGTATTTACAACTGAGGAACCTACCCTTGGGGAGGATGAATACCACTTACCTAAACTTGTTGGTTTAGATGTATTTAGTATGAATCATCTGCATCTTGGTAAAGTTGATTCTTTAGTTGAAGTTCCTCAAGGTTATCTACTTCGAATTGAAACAAATGATAAAAGAATGGTATATGTTCCCTTCGTGAATGCTTTTGTAAAATCAGTATCAGATGAAGGTATCTTAATTGAAACCATTGAAGGATTAATATGAAGATCGATATAATTACGATTTTTCCAAATTTTTTTAATGAGTTTTTAACCACCAGCAAGATAAAACATGCGATTGAAGACGGTAGAGTTACCATTCAAATTCATGATTTAAGAGACTATACAGATCTCAAAGGTGGAAAAATTGACGATACACCTTATGGTGGTGGGGCAGGTATGCTCATGATTTTCCCACCATTTTACAAACTTTTACAACAGCTTAGAACAGAAGATACATACACAATTTTCTTATCACCTCAAGGCACAGTTTTCAATCAACAAATCGCTACCCACTTTAGGGATACGAAAAAACACCTCATATTGATTTGTGGACATTATGAAGGTATTGATGAGAGAGTCTTAAACTTCGTTGATGAAGAAATCTCAATTGGTGACTATGTCTTAACCGGTGGTGAAATACCAGCAATGGTGATTACTGATGCGATTGTAAGGCTATTACCAGGGGTTATCAATGAAGCATCATATATTGATGATTCACATCAACAAGGCTTACTCAAATATCCACAATACACTAAACCAGAAACTTTCGAAGGCTATGCTGTACCAGAAGTATTACGCTCTGGACATCATGAAAACATTCGAAAATGGAGGTTATATATGAGTCTTAAAAAGACTTATATGAAGAGACCGGATTTAATAGCAAAAAAGAATCTGAATAAAGAAGAAACTAAATTGCTAAATGAGATAAAAAAAGAGATTGAATCAAAATAAGGATTCATGTATAATAAATAAGCACGCTGGTCCGCTAAGTAAAATACTTATGAACAGACGTTAAATAAGGAGAGTCGTTTATGGCAAAGTTAAAAGGTCAAGCTTTAATCGCTGCAATTACTTCTAAATACATTCAAGAACGTCCAAGCTTCAAAGCTGGTGATACAGTTAAAGTTTACGTTAAAATTAAAGAAGGTAACAAAGAAAGAATTCAGTTATTTGAAGGATTAGTAATCAAACGTCAAGGCGGTGGCATCTCAGAAACTTTTACAGTACGTAAGGTTTCAAATGGGGTCGGCGTTGAAAGAACATTCCCTGTTCATTCACCAGCTATCGATCGCTTAGAAGTTTCACGTATCGGTGTTGTTCGCCGTGCGAAGTTAAACTATATCCGCGCATTAAGCAAAAAAGCATCAAGAATTAAAGAACAAAAAATCGTCTAAGATAAGCCAGCAAATTTGCTGGCTTTCTTTTTCATGAAAATTTTTTCATTTTGTTACATTCTCGTTGTAAGCGCCTCCATTATATGCTATAATGTTTTCTATCGAGAGGTGATTTTTTATGAGCAATGCGACAATTTATGATGTTGCTGGTGCTGCAGGTGTTTCTTTAGCAACAGTATCTAGAGTTCTAAACTCTCCAGAGAAAGTAAAAGAAGATACACGTCAACGTGTTTTAAAAGTCATAAAGGAATTAGGGTATCGTCCAAATGTGATTGCAAGAGGTCTAGCAAGTCGTAAAACGACTACAGTTGGAGTTGTTATTTCTGATATCACAAGAGCATCTGTTGCACAGATGTTAGGTGGTATTTCTGATATTGCAACAAAGTATAACTATTCGATTAAATTGTTCTCTATTCCAGAGGATGCAGATGTACTTGATGCAGTGCAAAATATTGTAGCTGAACAAGTTGATGGCATTCTATATTTAAATGATGAATTATCAGATAGAGATGTTGAATTATTAAAACGCATGTTTAATGATAATAACATTCCATATGTCTTTGCAAATGTTGTCACATCCGATCCGATCGTTCCAACGGTTTCAATTGACTATGCAAAAGCTGGATATGAAATTACGAAGAATTTAATTGATAAAGGCTGTAAAGATCTTTACTTCTTATCAACTGCACGTCGTTATAGTGTTAATGATAAGAAAGAAGAAGGTTACACTAAAGCTATGTTAGAAGCTAACCTTGAACCTAGAATCTTTAGAACAAGTGGTGACACTTCAATTAATAAACCTCACTTTGAAACATTCTTTGCAGATATTAATGTCGATGGTGCAATT encodes:
- the rplS gene encoding 50S ribosomal protein L19, with translation MAKLKGQALIAAITSKYIQERPSFKAGDTVKVYVKIKEGNKERIQLFEGLVIKRQGGGISETFTVRKVSNGVGVERTFPVHSPAIDRLEVSRIGVVRRAKLNYIRALSKKASRIKEQKIV
- a CDS encoding pseudouridine synthase, with amino-acid sequence MRLDKILSNLKYGSRTEIKTLIKRGLISVNEKIVKHADMQIDPNKDQIVVDQETVFYKETIILAMHKPAGYLSANQDKNDPVVIDLIKKPYDRFDFKIAGRLDKDTEGLLILTTDGEIQHEITHPKKHLDKVYEATLDLDFTEAAKLQLLEGVELKDPDGKIYFTNAKKLNYNSNKVEITIDEGKFHQVKKMFESVGFKVTYLKRIQIGELKLDLEKGTYKEIVLSDIKGK
- a CDS encoding KH domain-containing protein encodes the protein MAVDFEKLIKQIVVPLVVSPDDVHVKVLSEEAGVLHIQLLVNSNDLGRVIGKGGKIASAIRTIVYAGASKEGKRVHIDIDAY
- a CDS encoding LacI family DNA-binding transcriptional regulator → MSNATIYDVAGAAGVSLATVSRVLNSPEKVKEDTRQRVLKVIKELGYRPNVIARGLASRKTTTVGVVISDITRASVAQMLGGISDIATKYNYSIKLFSIPEDADVLDAVQNIVAEQVDGILYLNDELSDRDVELLKRMFNDNNIPYVFANVVTSDPIVPTVSIDYAKAGYEITKNLIDKGCKDLYFLSTARRYSVNDKKEEGYTKAMLEANLEPRIFRTSGDTSINKPHFETFFADINVDGAIAVRDSIAVSFLNTAIENGKQVPKNLKISGFQNTKYAALSRPALTSIDIPVYDIGAVSMRLLTKLMQSKSVENTRIILPHRIVERQST
- the trmD gene encoding tRNA (guanosine(37)-N1)-methyltransferase TrmD, whose translation is MKIDIITIFPNFFNEFLTTSKIKHAIEDGRVTIQIHDLRDYTDLKGGKIDDTPYGGGAGMLMIFPPFYKLLQQLRTEDTYTIFLSPQGTVFNQQIATHFRDTKKHLILICGHYEGIDERVLNFVDEEISIGDYVLTGGEIPAMVITDAIVRLLPGVINEASYIDDSHQQGLLKYPQYTKPETFEGYAVPEVLRSGHHENIRKWRLYMSLKKTYMKRPDLIAKKNLNKEETKLLNEIKKEIESK
- the rimM gene encoding ribosome maturation factor RimM (Essential for efficient processing of 16S rRNA), with product MMYSIGKIVDTHGIKGEVKILSHSDFDRIKVGVTLYIGELPLKVRSVRRQNEYYLVGFEGYLTLTSVEPLRKKEVFTTEEPTLGEDEYHLPKLVGLDVFSMNHLHLGKVDSLVEVPQGYLLRIETNDKRMVYVPFVNAFVKSVSDEGILIETIEGLI
- a CDS encoding DUF2129 domain-containing protein, producing MQIERVAYIVDFRGKEVPKKLEKMDIHVAYISKKANYAVVYFDKVKGEKVLLSQLQNIKGFIGVYPSLFFNEEANIK
- the rpsP gene encoding 30S ribosomal protein S16, which codes for MVKLRLQRFGNHKRPFYRIVAADAKAPRDGKFLEIVGTYEPINGTVLVNNEKVAKWLENGAQPTDTVKSLFKKYNVLSK